Below is a window of Picosynechococcus sp. PCC 7002 DNA.
CCTAGGTATTGCCACGGAAATCACCTTGAAAATTTTGAAGCGACCGGAAGCGGTTTGTGTGCTTCTGGCAGATTATACGTCCATCGAGGCGGCGGGAAATTCAGTAGCGGCGATCGTCAGTGCGGGGATTATTCCAGCGGGAATGGAGATTATGGACAACTTCAGCATTAATGCGGTGGAAGATATCGTCAAGCTGAACTGTTACCCCCGTGATGCGGCGGCTATTTTGTTGATCGAAATTGATGGGATGGCGGCGGAGGTCAAGGCAGCAAAGGAACGAATCAAGGAAATTTGCTTGGCCCAGGGAGCGCGGCACATCACCAGCGCCAATGATCCAGAAACCCGGCTGAAATTGTGGAAAGGGCGTAAATCAGCCTTTGCGGCGGCGGGTAATATTAGTCCCGATTATTTTGTGCAGGATGGCGTGATTCCCCGGACAAAGTTGGCCGAAGTTCTAACCGAGATTAATGCCATTGGCGATCGCCACGGGTACAAAATTGCCAATGTCTTCCATGCGGGGGACGGCAACTTACACCCGTTAATTTTATATAACAGCGCCATTCCAGGGGATCTAGAAGCCGTAGAAAAAGTCGGCGGCGAAATCCTCAAGCTCTGTGTTGCGAAGGGGGGCAGCATTTCCGGAGAACATGGCATCGGCGCGGACAAAAAAATGTATATGCCGGATATGTTCAACGAGGCCGATCTCGAAACCATGGGCTATGTGCGAGAAGCCTTTAATCCAAAGGGATTAGCGAATCCCGGCAAGCTATTTCCAACCCCCCGCACCTGTGGCGAGTCTGCCAAGATGACTAATGTGGCAGACCTAAAAAATAGCGAAATTTTTTGATTCGTTAGCGTAGGCTAGCTGCACCCAAAAGTGCTGGGAGATGATTAATGCGCTCCGTCAGTTTAGCGGGGGAGGACAAATCCCTTGCGCGCCAGTTGACTCCGTAGGGCTTGGATCATCACGTAGTCGAGGGTGTCTTTGGCGTCTTCATCGGTGGGCAAACTGCTGAGATAGGCTTCCCGTTGGGCCGTCAGGTCACGAATTTGGGCCTGAATTTGTTCGCGTTCTGCTTGGGTATTGGCGATGTAGGCTTCTTGTTCTGCCAGACTAAGACCCTGCAATTCCTCTGGGAGGGCCGTTTCTGCGAGGGTTTCAAGGCTTACTTCTGCTTCGGCGATCGCATCGACAAGATCCCAAGAACTATTGCGGTAGTAGGCAGAGCTTTTTGAGATTCCCCGCGTCACAATGGCGGCCCCAGCGTTCGCATCCTGTACCAATTGTCGCTCTAAGCCCTGCTCACCCAGGCTGCCGTAGGGCAGATAAGTTTGGTTTAGTTCATCGTTTAGGCGACGAATTTCAGCGTCATAGGGAGAGGGTTGAATCACCACAGCGCGATTTTGGTCGATGTTAAAGTTGGCCCCATCCCCTAATTCGGCCCCAGCAGCCCACAGATCCCGCTCGCGACTTTCGGCATTGCCGCAGTAGATCGTATTGACCAGCACATCTTGATTTTTGGCGAGATTCACCGCCTCGGCCCAGTTCACACTCCCTTGATCAAAGGGTTCATTCCCCGCAATAAAAATTGTCCGAAAGTCTTCGGGGTCGCTATCCCAATTGAGTTGGTTAATGGCATCTTGGATCACCCAGCCGCTATATTCCTGGCCGCCATTGGTGCGGATCGTAAATAATGCCTCTGAGACTCCATCCAGTTCCGTCGTGAAATCTGTCAGTTGACGGTTAAAGCCTTCGTCGGGGGGTAAAGAATCATTGCCATAGTGGTACAGGGCCACCTCTAGGTCGGGGATCTCGCCATCTTTGCGCACATCTGTTAGGGCATTGACCACCGTCCACAACTGGCGTCGGGTCTGGTCAATGAGGCCATCCATACTATTGCTAGAATCCAGCAAAATCGCAATTTGGATCGTGGGTTTTTCTGCCGCCCAAACTCCCCCGGTGATCATGGTTAGGCTAGTGGCGATCGCCCCTACCGATAACGTTCGTTTGAATTGAAACATCTTTACCATCTCCCCTCGAATGTCATAGAAAACGTTTATTTTTCCCTGACGTAAAAATCCCTCCTTTTGTTCAATGTCACCCACTAATGGGAGCGAACCGTAATTGTGTCAGTATTTAACCTCTCCTCCTTGGCTTTTTTCCTTGGGTAATATCAATTTAGCCAAAAACCTTGGACTTTTGAGAGACTCCCCTCCAGGGGAGAATACCCTCTGGCCACTTCCCTCTAGGGAGAATGGTCTAGGGGATTGGCTAAAATAACAATGGATAAGTCCTATCGCCCTCGTCGAGTCAGGTCACAAATGCTACAGGCACTTAATCGAATTACTTTTGATCCAAATATCATGGGTGGTAAAGCTTGCATCCGGGGAATGCGCATACCGGTTTCCCTGATTCTAAACCTGTTAGCAAATGGCAAAAGTTCAGCCGAGATTATTGATGATTATCCTTACCTAGAACCAGAAGATATTCAGCAGGTGATGCTCTATGCGGCCTGGCTAAGTGAGGACAAAATTATTCCTCTGAGGCAATCCAAGGCCTCATGAAATTTTTGGCAGACATGGGAATTTCGCCCAAGACAGTGCGCTGGCTACGCAACCAAGGCCATGATGCCATTCATCTCCTAGAGCAAGGTTTAGAAAAGCTTACCGATGCACAAATTTTAGAAAAAGCCCGTCAGGAAAATCGCATTATCTTGACCGTTGATCTCGACTTTGGGACTTTATTAGCACTGTCAAAGGCGAAGCTGCCGAGTGTCGTCATTTTTCGCTTAGGGAACGCCAGCCGTGAGGTCATTGAAAACCGTTTAGCATTCGTTTTAGAACTTAGAACAATGTTCCACAGAATTGCGACAAGGAGTTGCCATATCAGTTGATGATGAAAAAGTTCGGCTTCGTTCTTTACCCATGTAGACTACTCTAGGGGCACCCCTCTAATTCCCCTATGAGGACTATGAGGAGAGAATACCCTCCAGCCTGCGGCCACCTCCCTACAGGGAGAAGACACCCTCCGGCCTTTCGGCCACCTCCCTCTAGGGAGGATAGTTCGGGGAGGGAATAAAGGCGATAGACTGAAAGCTGTATTTAATCATGAGATCAGCCCGTCCCTATGAGTCTGTTTGCGGAACCCCCTGTCATCCCCGATTGTGCCTGGAAACGTCCCCTTGGTTTGGGATGGGATCACCCCTACACCGTCCGCTATGGCAGTAATTTAGACGATGGCCCCTGGCATGGGATGCCCCTCGGTGGGTTTGGGGCGGGTTGCATCGGGCGATCACCCCGGGGAGATTTTAATCTGTGGCATTTAGATGCGGGGGAACACACCTTTCGCAATGCTGGTGCTTGTCAATTTAGTGTCTTTGAACAGCCGGAGGGAGAAGCAGCCCAAGCCTACGCGATGAGTACCGTCGCCCCAGAGGATGGCACCTTGGACAGTTGGCAATGGTATCCCGCCAAAAAAGGTACCTATGCGGCCCTATACCCGCGCAGTTGGTACGAATATCAAGGGGCTTTCGCCGCAGAGCTGACCTGTGAGCAGTTTTCGCCGATTATTGCCCAGAATTACCAAGAAACCAGTTATCCCGTCGCTGTTTTTGAATGGACGGCCCACAATCCCACCGATAAGCCGATCACTGTCAGTATTATGATGACTTGGCAAAATATGGTGGGGTGGTTTACCAAGGCCCAAAAAACGCCGGAGGTGGTGCTGCGGGATGACGGCTCCCCGGTGTACGAATACCAATCCCGTTGGGGCGATAGCACTGGCAATTTAAACCAATGGGTGCAAGACCGCTACCGGGTGGGCTGCCTGCTGAATCGGGTGCGGCCCCATGCGGATCTCAGCGAAGGGGAAGGCCAACTGTGTTTTGCGACGGTGACGAATCCAACCCTGGAAGTCTTTTATCACAACCGTTGGAACCCGGTGGGGGATGGCCGCGATGTGTGGGATTATTTTGCCGGGAATGGCTCCCTGCCAGACATTGAAGATGAAACACCGGCTGCGCCTGGGGAACAAATTGCCGGGGCGATCGCCGTCCGTTTTACGCTCCGACCCGGCAAAACGAAGAAAATCCCCTTCTTTCTCGCCTGGGATTTGCCTGTGATGGAATTTGCGCCGGATATCACCTATTTTCGCCGCTACACAGACTTTTTTGGCCGGAGTGGGAATAATGTCTGGACAATGATCCGCACAGCGATGAAACATAGCGATCTCTGGAAAGAACGGATCGCGGCCTGGCAACAACCGATCCTGGGGCGGGATGATCTGCCGGATTGGCTAAAAATGGCCTTATTTAATGAGCTGTACCTCTTAACCCAGGGGGGCAGCCTCTGGACGGCGGCCACGGAAAATGATCCCGTCGGTCAGTTTGGGGTTTTAGAATGCCTCGACTACTGCTGGTACGAAAGCCTCGATGTGCGGATGTATGGTTCTTTTGGTTTGACGATGCTCTGGCCACGACTGGATAAAGCGGTGCTAGAAGCCTTTGCCCGGGCAATTCCCACCAGTGACGATACCCAACGGATGATCGGCTACAACAAGACCATGGCCACCCGCAAAGTCGCCGGGGCAACGCCCCATGATCTGGGGGCACCGAACGAACATCCTTGGGAAGCCACCAATTACACCGCCTACCAGGATTGCAACCTCTGGAAAGATTTGGGGTCAGATTTTGTCCTGCAAGTGTACCGGGATTTTGTGATGACCGGGGCCGAGGATACGGAATTTCTCTGGAGCTGTTGGGGAAGCGTCCTCACTGCCCTCGACTACCTGAAGACCTTTGACCTAGACGGCGATGGCATTCCCGAAAATGGAGGGGCACCGGATCAAACCTTTGATGACTGGAAACTGAAGGGGATCAGTGCCTACTGTGGGGGGCTGTGGATTGCGGCCCTCGAAGCGGCGATCGCCATGGCAAAAATCCTCCAACAAAGTCCCAGTCACTTTGAAGCACACCAAAATCAAGTCTCCGCAGCAGAATTTGAGCAGGCGATCGCCACCTACCAAACCTGGCTCGACCAGGCCCGGCCCCTTTACCAAGACATCCTCTGGAACGGCAGCTACTACACCCTGGATACGGGGAGTAATTCCCGCGTGGTGATGGCCGATCAACTATGCGGTCAATATTACACCCAACTACTCAGTCTTCCGGATGTGAACCCCGGCGATCGCACTGCCACAACCCTGGCTACCATTTACACTGCTTGTTTTGAAAAATTCCATGGCGGTCAATTTGGTGCAGCCAATGGCCTCAACCCCGACGGCACCCCCGAAAAAGAAAATGACACCCACCCCCTCGAAGTGTGGACAGGGATTAACTTTGGCATTGCCGCCCTGATGATTCGTAATGGGATGCAAACCGAAGCTCTGCGGATGGTGGAAGCCGTAGTGGAACAGGTTTATGACAATGGGTTACAGTTCCGCACCCCCGAAGCGATTACAGCCAATGGTACTTTCCGCGCCTGTCACTACCTACGGGCCATGGGGATCTGGGCGATCTACGATGCCTTAGGGGCAATCTAACGCCTCAACTAGGGGCAAAAGGGAAGATCCTCACCAAATTTGTCACCGTCCCCTGCTAGTTTTTACGAGCCAACAGGACAAAATAGGAATAGCGGGCAAAATTAGACTGCAATATTTTCCTCCCCCGGCCCGTGGAACTCCAGGCTGCTGATGAAACGTTTTCCCTTTTCCCAAGCCCTGATTTATCTTGGTGCTGCCTCGGTCTGTACCCTAGGGATTGCTGTGATCTTGGGTTGGTATTTGCGCCTGCCAGAAATCATTCAGCTTCATCCTAGTTTTGTGCCGATGCAGTTTAATACGGCCCTGGGGTTTGTGTTGGTGGGTCTGGCTATGTTTGCCTTGGGGCCGATGAAAAGAGTGGCGATCGCCCTGGCCGTTTTAATTGGTTTGTTGGGGGGGCTGACCTTGGCTGAATATATCTTTGGCCTAAACCTCCCCCTAGATGAACTCTTTATGCGCCATTACATCGTCGTCGCGACCTCCCATCCAGGACGCATGGCCCCGAACACCGCCCTCTGTTTTTTCCTGAGCAGCATTGGGTTGTTTTTGATTACGCAGCCGCAACAAAAAAGAAATTTGCTGGGGGGAAGTTTTTTGGGGGCGTCGGTGATGGGATTGGGGACGGTGGCTTGTTTGGGCTATCTTGCGAATATTGAGACGACCTACGGTTGGGGGAAGCTGACGCAAATGGCGGTTCATACCTCCAGTGGTTTTATCGTGGTGGGTCTGATCGTCATTCTCCAGGCGCGGCAGTTGAGTTTACAAATTCACCGTCGGGTATCAAATTTTTTCTTTCCTCTGGCATTGTTATGGCTGGGACTAACTTTGACGATCGCCCTGTGGCAGGCTTTTTTTTCCAAGAGATTGCTAGTGGCCGAGGACACCAGCCAGAGTTTATTTGAGCACCCGGTGGCCTGGGGAATCTTGATTTTAGGCAGTTCTTTGTCTTTGGTATTGGCGATCGCCGTGTGGTTTGCGATCCGTTTGCAGGCCCAGGTCGAAGCGTTAAAACAGGCCCAACAAGAAATTTTGATGTTAAATCAGGAACTGGAGGAACTTTCCCACTTGGATGGGCTGACGGGCATTGCTAACCGCCGCATGTTTGATCTCACCCTAACAAAGGAGTGGCAGCGGGCAGTGCGATATCAGTATCCTTTAGCTCTGATGATGATCGACATTGATTTTTTTAAAAACTACAACGATCACTATGGGCACCAAAAAGGGGATAAATGTATTCAACAGGTTTCCTCTTGGGTAAATTTGATGGCCCGTCGTCCAACGGACTTGGCGGCCCGCTATGGAGGGGAAGAATTTGTGCTGCTATTGACCAATGTCGATTTTGCGAGCGCGAAAAACATTGCCCAGGAACTGATCAAGGCGATCACCAAGGCGAAGATTCCCCACCCAAAGTCGCCGATCAGTGAATTTATTACCATCAGCATCGGTCTCCACGTGGCCCAACCCCAACCCCAGGCGGATATGGGGCATTTCATTTTTCAGGCCGACAAAGCTTTATATCAAGCGAAACATGAAGGGCGCAATCGCATTGTGACATCGAGGGTTTCGGGGTAGAACATCACCCCTCTAGCTCCCCTCCAGGGGCTACTGTGTACACACAAGTGTGGATTGAGCGAGCTTCCATCCATGGAAGATAGATTCAAACTGGTATAGCCCCCTCCACAAAGTTCGGATGCCAGGAGGAGACTGGGAGCGATACCCAGACCATCCTCCTAAACGGCCAATTAGCCAAGTTGCCCAAGACAACGAAGCTGAAGCATGAGGATTTTGCTGCTTTTGAGTTTTCCCCTGCAATGTCGGAGCTAGTTGCCTGAGACATTCCTGCTCTTCAGGACTAAATACCACCTGAGCAACAAGGCTGGAATCATCTCGACCCTCTAGAAGCTGCAACACCCTTAGGGCCACGGACAAAGCTAAAACTGTCAGTCGTTCAATGGCACTAACCGACTCTAACTGCGTGGATTCTAAATCCAATCCAGACCGCTTCAAAGTGCCAAAAAGTTGCTCAATTCGCCAGCGCCAACGATACCATTCAATCACTTGTAAAGCTTGCTCTAGACTGACGACCCGATGAGTTGTAAGCAATCGCCAATGAATGGGGTCTTGTCCTACGGGAGGATTGACTTCCTTTGCTTCTACGGCATACAGCTGTACCTTCTCGGGATAATCCTGAGCTTCCACTGTATCTGGCCGTTGAATCTGAACTGGAGTCATCCGTACCGCTAACCAAGCTTCGCGGGCAGTACGTCCCAATCGAGAATCTGCCACTACCTGCACCGAATAAGTCCCTTCGCAGTGCTGTGCGCTTAAGTATTCATACAGGGATTGCTGCTCATCCCAGAGGCGACGGTCCCGACAAGCTCTCACTAAAACATGGGTTTGGTCATTGGGAACTCGCACCCATTCTTGATATATGTCATTTTCGCGGTCGCCCACATGGGTTACTTGTTTCACTCCCCCGTTTTTCAGACAGGGCTCAGATGCTTCGGCAGACAGTAGCCATTTGTAGGATTCTTTCTCTTCAATCGGTAGCTTTAGGTAACGTCGTTGATGCTTATTGGGACGAACTGCTTTTCGGCTCCATATTTGGATATTACTGAGACCTAGGGGAAACCCTGTTTCGGCGTTCACGATTAAAGTCGGGTGAATAAAAAAGCCGACATCTTGGTTATTGCCTACCACTCCTAATCCTTCTGGGTTGATTCGTCCTACATGGGCTTGTAGGTTAACCTCACTGCTATCACTAATGGCCAGGACGTGGAGTCCTCCCACTTGTTGTTGGCAGGCGTCAGACACGCTCTGTATCAACTCACATAGGCTGACATTGTCGTTGTCAAGGAAACGATAGTACCCCACTTGTTCTGCTCGATTTCGGCTCAGGGCGCGGATATTTACTGATTGATGGTCTTGCATCGCTTCATACAATGCCGCCCCCTTTTTTCTAGGCGAGGGTCGCCAAAGGAGCTGCCGCTCATTTGTGTAGCGTGAATCAGGATTGGATTATCCATTGGAATTTCCTGCCTCTCGACTCCTCCATTTTAGTTCACCCTACTTGTGTGTACACAGTAGCCTCCAGGGGAGAACACCCTCCGGCCTAGCGGCCACCTTCCCTAGGGAAGGATCTATTTAGTGGGGGGATAGGCCATTTTGGTTTGGACTTCGGCAGCACGGCTAAACCAACGCACCAACATCCCCGCTAGGCGTTCGTGGTTGTGGCGGACATAGCCTGTGTCTGGGTCTTCGTCCATGATGTTGGCAATCACCACCCGTCGCCTCAGTCGCCCCACTTCTTCGCGGTCGAGAAATACAGGATGGGAACGTTCGAGGGCATATTTACGGAGGGCCGCTTCCGACGGCGATCGCTGGTGGACAAGGACAGCATCAAAGAGTTTTTTGCCACAGGCGCGGTCAATGGCCTTGATGTGGTCAGCGACGGTATAACCATCGGTTTCCCCCGGTTGGGTCATGATATTGCAGACATAAATCCGGGGGGCACCACTACGGGCGATCGCCTCACGAATTTCCGGGACTAACAAATTGGGGATCACGCTTGTATAGAGGCTCCCCGGCCCCATGATAATAAAGTCGGCTTCTTCAATGGCCTTGACTGCTGCGGGGAGGGCTGGCGGATTTTCGGGCCAACAACCCAACTCCATAATGTGTCCCCCAGCCTCTGGAATATTAGATTCTCCTTCTATAACTCGGCCATCGGCCATCCTCGCCCAAAGCTTCACATCACTGAGGGTCGCTGGCAAAACCCGGCCCCGGATGGCTAAAACCTTGGAACTGGCCAGCACTGCCTGTTCGAGATCCCCGGTAATTTCGCTCATGGCCGTGAGAAATAAATTACCAAAACTATGGCCCACCAACCCATCGCCAGCCTTAAAACGATATTGAAATAATTCCGTGAGGAGTCTTTCTTCGTCCGCAAAGGCTGCGAGACAGTTGCGGATATCCCCCGGTGGCAGGACACCGATTTCCCGGCGCAGTCGCCCCGAAGAACCACCATCGTCGGCCACAGTCACCACGGCGGTAATGTTGCTGCTGTATTTTTTGAGGCCCCGCAACAGGGTAGAGAGGCCCGTTCCCCCACCAATGGCGACAATTTTTGGCCCTTTATTTAAGCGCCGGTGGTTGTGGAGCATATCAACTAATTCTTCGTCCCCATCGGGATTTAGTACCGTGGTAATCGCCCCAAAGGTACGATTTTGGCCCCAGAAGATCAGGCTTAGACCAGCGGCGATCGCCACCGGCCCAGAAATATTACTCGGTACTACTGCCGTTAACCATTGCAGGAGTGCGCCCATCAAGGCCAACAGCCGGGAGACGGGGGTTAAATTGAGCCAAATCGCCAACCCCAACGCCGTAAATAGAACCCCCAAAGCACTCATCAAGAGCCATCGCTTGACCGAGAGGCCTGGCATCATCCATTTGAGCCAATGGTTGAGGCGATATTGTGGGTGATTTTTAGTGACTGCCATTGGTCGTGGATAAGCCCGGAGGTTTTTGCGGAAAGGACGACGAAATGGGTTGATCAGCATAATGGTGCATCGTTGAACAGCAGAGTCACCCCAGGGGGAGCATCGCTTAGGGTTGTTAAAAAAAAGAACACCCCAAGATCAAACAGGAAAAGAACCCCTTTTTTACAAAAATTTCCAGAATTTTTGCTTAGGTCTACCATAGGGCGGAATGGCGCTTCTGAATGTAACAAACTCCACTCCTATGCTCTTGATTTGCGGGGTAACAGTCAAATGATGGGCAGAATTTAGATTTTTGGTGGACTGGCCCCGTCACCATGAGTATAGGCATTTAAATAGGGGGAGCGAGGGGAAATTTCCCCCAGAAACCTAAAAAAAGCCTAAAATTTTCTATTGATAAATTACTTTTTAGTGATATACTTATATTTAACGGCCAGCTTAGTCACTCAGCTGCTGTCTTTGTGAACCATGCTCTTTCGCCAACTTTTTGACTACGAAACCTATACTTACACCTATCTTGTGGCTGATCCTGAAAGTGGTGAGGCGGCCTTGATTGACCCCGTGCTTGAGCAAGTGGAACGGGATCTTCAGCTTCTGCAAGAACTGGGTTTGACGTTAAAGTATTGTCTCGAAACCCATGTCCATGCTGACCATGTGACGGGGACGAGTCGGCTCCGGGAAAAAACGAACTGTTTAGGGGTTGTGCCCCAGGGGGCAGAAGTCGCCTGTGCGGATCGTTCCGTTGTCGATGGGGAAGTGCTCAAGGTCGGTTCTATCGAAATTCAGGCGATCGCCACCCCA
It encodes the following:
- the glcD gene encoding glycolate oxidase subunit GlcD, with amino-acid sequence MVFSSVSATQQRDWPWIRRRLVEIVGRDGVVRRKEEILTYECDGLSAYRKRPALVVLPRTTAEIAAIAKFCHEQEIPWVARGAGTGLSGGALPLENGILIVTARMREILNIDLDNQQITVQPGVINNWVTQAVSGAGFYYAPDPSSQTVCSIGGNVAENSGGVHCFKYGVTTNHVLQLKVVTPMGDVVTLGGVVPEMPGYDLMGVFVGSEGTLGIATEITLKILKRPEAVCVLLADYTSIEAAGNSVAAIVSAGIIPAGMEIMDNFSINAVEDIVKLNCYPRDAAAILLIEIDGMAAEVKAAKERIKEICLAQGARHITSANDPETRLKLWKGRKSAFAAAGNISPDYFVQDGVIPRTKLAEVLTEINAIGDRHGYKIANVFHAGDGNLHPLILYNSAIPGDLEAVEKVGGEILKLCVAKGGSISGEHGIGADKKMYMPDMFNEADLETMGYVREAFNPKGLANPGKLFPTPRTCGESAKMTNVADLKNSEIF
- a CDS encoding VWA domain-containing protein — translated: MFQFKRTLSVGAIATSLTMITGGVWAAEKPTIQIAILLDSSNSMDGLIDQTRRQLWTVVNALTDVRKDGEIPDLEVALYHYGNDSLPPDEGFNRQLTDFTTELDGVSEALFTIRTNGGQEYSGWVIQDAINQLNWDSDPEDFRTIFIAGNEPFDQGSVNWAEAVNLAKNQDVLVNTIYCGNAESRERDLWAAGAELGDGANFNIDQNRAVVIQPSPYDAEIRRLNDELNQTYLPYGSLGEQGLERQLVQDANAGAAIVTRGISKSSAYYRNSSWDLVDAIAEAEVSLETLAETALPEELQGLSLAEQEAYIANTQAEREQIQAQIRDLTAQREAYLSSLPTDEDAKDTLDYVMIQALRSQLARKGFVLPR
- a CDS encoding DUF433 domain-containing protein; this encodes MLQALNRITFDPNIMGGKACIRGMRIPVSLILNLLANGKSSAEIIDDYPYLEPEDIQQVMLYAAWLSEDKIIPLRQSKAS
- a CDS encoding DUF5615 family PIN-like protein, whose protein sequence is MKFLADMGISPKTVRWLRNQGHDAIHLLEQGLEKLTDAQILEKARQENRIILTVDLDFGTLLALSKAKLPSVVIFRLGNASREVIENRLAFVLELRTMFHRIATRSCHIS
- a CDS encoding GH116 family glycosyl hydrolase, whose amino-acid sequence is MSLFAEPPVIPDCAWKRPLGLGWDHPYTVRYGSNLDDGPWHGMPLGGFGAGCIGRSPRGDFNLWHLDAGEHTFRNAGACQFSVFEQPEGEAAQAYAMSTVAPEDGTLDSWQWYPAKKGTYAALYPRSWYEYQGAFAAELTCEQFSPIIAQNYQETSYPVAVFEWTAHNPTDKPITVSIMMTWQNMVGWFTKAQKTPEVVLRDDGSPVYEYQSRWGDSTGNLNQWVQDRYRVGCLLNRVRPHADLSEGEGQLCFATVTNPTLEVFYHNRWNPVGDGRDVWDYFAGNGSLPDIEDETPAAPGEQIAGAIAVRFTLRPGKTKKIPFFLAWDLPVMEFAPDITYFRRYTDFFGRSGNNVWTMIRTAMKHSDLWKERIAAWQQPILGRDDLPDWLKMALFNELYLLTQGGSLWTAATENDPVGQFGVLECLDYCWYESLDVRMYGSFGLTMLWPRLDKAVLEAFARAIPTSDDTQRMIGYNKTMATRKVAGATPHDLGAPNEHPWEATNYTAYQDCNLWKDLGSDFVLQVYRDFVMTGAEDTEFLWSCWGSVLTALDYLKTFDLDGDGIPENGGAPDQTFDDWKLKGISAYCGGLWIAALEAAIAMAKILQQSPSHFEAHQNQVSAAEFEQAIATYQTWLDQARPLYQDILWNGSYYTLDTGSNSRVVMADQLCGQYYTQLLSLPDVNPGDRTATTLATIYTACFEKFHGGQFGAANGLNPDGTPEKENDTHPLEVWTGINFGIAALMIRNGMQTEALRMVEAVVEQVYDNGLQFRTPEAITANGTFRACHYLRAMGIWAIYDALGAI
- a CDS encoding GGDEF domain-containing protein, with protein sequence MKRFPFSQALIYLGAASVCTLGIAVILGWYLRLPEIIQLHPSFVPMQFNTALGFVLVGLAMFALGPMKRVAIALAVLIGLLGGLTLAEYIFGLNLPLDELFMRHYIVVATSHPGRMAPNTALCFFLSSIGLFLITQPQQKRNLLGGSFLGASVMGLGTVACLGYLANIETTYGWGKLTQMAVHTSSGFIVVGLIVILQARQLSLQIHRRVSNFFFPLALLWLGLTLTIALWQAFFSKRLLVAEDTSQSLFEHPVAWGILILGSSLSLVLAIAVWFAIRLQAQVEALKQAQQEILMLNQELEELSHLDGLTGIANRRMFDLTLTKEWQRAVRYQYPLALMMIDIDFFKNYNDHYGHQKGDKCIQQVSSWVNLMARRPTDLAARYGGEEFVLLLTNVDFASAKNIAQELIKAITKAKIPHPKSPISEFITISIGLHVAQPQPQADMGHFIFQADKALYQAKHEGRNRIVTSRVSG
- a CDS encoding IS4-like element ISSysp3 family transposase, which gives rise to MQDHQSVNIRALSRNRAEQVGYYRFLDNDNVSLCELIQSVSDACQQQVGGLHVLAISDSSEVNLQAHVGRINPEGLGVVGNNQDVGFFIHPTLIVNAETGFPLGLSNIQIWSRKAVRPNKHQRRYLKLPIEEKESYKWLLSAEASEPCLKNGGVKQVTHVGDRENDIYQEWVRVPNDQTHVLVRACRDRRLWDEQQSLYEYLSAQHCEGTYSVQVVADSRLGRTAREAWLAVRMTPVQIQRPDTVEAQDYPEKVQLYAVEAKEVNPPVGQDPIHWRLLTTHRVVSLEQALQVIEWYRWRWRIEQLFGTLKRSGLDLESTQLESVSAIERLTVLALSVALRVLQLLEGRDDSSLVAQVVFSPEEQECLRQLAPTLQGKTQKQQNPHASASLSWATWLIGRLGGWSGYRSQSPPGIRTLWRGLYQFESIFHGWKLAQSTLVCTQ
- a CDS encoding gluconeogenesis factor YvcK family protein is translated as MLINPFRRPFRKNLRAYPRPMAVTKNHPQYRLNHWLKWMMPGLSVKRWLLMSALGVLFTALGLAIWLNLTPVSRLLALMGALLQWLTAVVPSNISGPVAIAAGLSLIFWGQNRTFGAITTVLNPDGDEELVDMLHNHRRLNKGPKIVAIGGGTGLSTLLRGLKKYSSNITAVVTVADDGGSSGRLRREIGVLPPGDIRNCLAAFADEERLLTELFQYRFKAGDGLVGHSFGNLFLTAMSEITGDLEQAVLASSKVLAIRGRVLPATLSDVKLWARMADGRVIEGESNIPEAGGHIMELGCWPENPPALPAAVKAIEEADFIIMGPGSLYTSVIPNLLVPEIREAIARSGAPRIYVCNIMTQPGETDGYTVADHIKAIDRACGKKLFDAVLVHQRSPSEAALRKYALERSHPVFLDREEVGRLRRRVVIANIMDEDPDTGYVRHNHERLAGMLVRWFSRAAEVQTKMAYPPTK